The proteins below are encoded in one region of Shewanella algae:
- a CDS encoding YeaC family protein encodes MTDINKVIEEMPVEVYERLRRAAEIGKWEDGTVLTEEQRENTLQLVMLYQARRLDQTEHFTIGAGGQINELSKAQLKKQFRGESIAEFKESDL; translated from the coding sequence ATGACAGATATCAACAAAGTGATTGAAGAGATGCCGGTTGAAGTCTATGAAAGACTGCGCAGAGCCGCCGAGATAGGTAAGTGGGAAGATGGTACTGTGCTGACCGAGGAGCAGCGGGAAAACACGCTGCAACTGGTGATGCTCTACCAAGCCAGGCGTTTGGATCAAACCGAGCACTTCACCATAGGCGCCGGTGGGCAGATCAACGAGCTGTCCAAGGCGCAGCTGAAAAAGCAGTTTCGCGGTGAGAGTATTGCTGAATTCAAAGAATCTGATCTTTAA
- a CDS encoding M14 family metallopeptidase has product MRISANFDGGNIQVISLDNKDDIRLAIRPDQGGEFYQWFNFRFEGQVGNSYTLNIINAGSASYPKGWENYQAVASYDRQHWFRLPTKYDDGKLSINVELDADAIQIAYFAPYSYERHLDLLSAVQVHPEVSLEHLGLTLDGRDLTLVKVGDGDNSKRNIWITARQHPGETMAEWLVEGLLYRLLDSDDPVSKQLLDKANFYVVPNMNPDGSVRGHLRTNAAGVNLNREWQTPSLEKSPEVYHVVQKMKETGVDLFYDVHGDEGLPYVFLAGCEGIPCWDERLTQLQQEFASALLLVSPDFQSEHGYENDEPGKANLTIGSNWVGETFNCLSNTLEMPFKDNDNLADPLVGWSPERCLYLGEASLTAMLAVVDKLR; this is encoded by the coding sequence ATGCGGATCAGCGCGAATTTTGATGGTGGCAATATTCAGGTCATCAGTCTTGATAACAAGGACGACATCAGACTGGCGATCCGCCCGGATCAGGGCGGAGAGTTCTACCAGTGGTTCAATTTCCGTTTTGAAGGCCAGGTAGGAAACAGCTACACCCTCAATATCATCAATGCCGGCAGCGCTTCCTATCCCAAAGGTTGGGAGAACTATCAGGCCGTTGCCAGCTATGATCGCCAGCACTGGTTCCGCCTGCCGACCAAGTATGATGACGGCAAATTGAGTATCAATGTGGAATTGGACGCCGATGCGATTCAGATAGCCTATTTTGCACCTTACAGTTATGAACGCCACCTGGACCTGCTCAGTGCAGTACAGGTGCATCCTGAAGTGAGCCTGGAGCACCTGGGTCTGACCTTGGATGGTCGCGATCTGACGCTGGTCAAGGTGGGTGACGGCGATAACAGCAAGCGCAATATCTGGATCACAGCCCGTCAGCACCCAGGGGAAACCATGGCCGAATGGCTGGTGGAAGGTTTGCTGTATCGATTGCTGGACTCGGATGACCCTGTCTCCAAACAGTTGCTGGATAAGGCCAATTTCTATGTTGTACCCAACATGAATCCGGACGGCAGCGTCAGAGGCCATCTGCGTACCAATGCCGCCGGTGTTAACCTAAATCGTGAGTGGCAAACGCCAAGCCTTGAGAAGAGCCCCGAGGTGTACCATGTGGTACAAAAGATGAAAGAAACCGGCGTGGACCTCTTCTATGACGTCCACGGTGATGAAGGTCTGCCTTATGTGTTCCTGGCAGGCTGTGAAGGCATTCCTTGTTGGGATGAGCGCTTGACTCAGCTGCAGCAGGAATTTGCCTCGGCGCTCTTGCTGGTTAGCCCGGATTTCCAGAGCGAACATGGCTATGAAAATGACGAACCAGGCAAGGCCAACCTGACCATAGGTTCCAACTGGGTCGGCGAAACCTTCAACTGCCTGTCAAATACTCTGGAAATGCCTTTTAAAGACAATGATAATCTGGCCGATCCGCTGGTGGGCTGGTCCCCCGAGCGTTGCCTGTACCTGGGTGAAGCCTCTTTGACCGCCATGCTGGCCGTCGTGGACAAACTCAGGTAA
- a CDS encoding response regulator transcription factor: MTKILLVDDDLEFRDLLKEALEGEGHDVVCAADGLDALMRLDTFTPDVILLDLMMPKLNGFEMLLARKDNTPVIVISAIDSEEERIKGYELGADDFLSKPFSVKELLVRIQALIRRINISKGQDTADLTLNKHIQFDETDYTVAIADQQLSLTQTEFRLFKYLFERKGQVVTKQELQRRVLKKELGRFDRNLDMHISNTRRKLEQTRLPRSLINTVRGQGYSFSLW; the protein is encoded by the coding sequence ATGACGAAAATTTTATTAGTGGATGATGACCTGGAGTTCAGGGACTTGCTCAAAGAAGCACTGGAGGGCGAGGGGCACGATGTTGTTTGTGCCGCTGATGGTTTGGATGCGCTGATGAGACTCGACACTTTTACTCCGGATGTTATCTTGCTCGACTTAATGATGCCCAAACTCAATGGCTTTGAGATGTTGCTTGCCCGTAAGGACAACACTCCTGTCATAGTGATCTCGGCTATCGACAGTGAAGAAGAAAGGATCAAAGGTTATGAACTGGGGGCAGACGATTTTCTGAGCAAGCCATTTAGTGTCAAAGAACTGCTGGTGCGGATTCAGGCGCTCATAAGAAGGATCAATATCAGTAAAGGGCAGGACACCGCCGATCTTACGCTCAACAAACATATTCAGTTTGACGAAACTGATTACACTGTGGCCATTGCCGATCAGCAGCTATCCTTGACCCAGACAGAATTTCGCCTGTTTAAGTACCTGTTTGAACGCAAGGGACAAGTGGTTACCAAGCAGGAGCTGCAGCGACGAGTGCTGAAAAAAGAACTGGGGCGGTTTGACCGTAATCTGGATATGCATATCTCCAATACCCGGCGAAAACTGGAACAGACCCGTTTGCCAAGAAGCCTTATCAATACGGTGCGCGGTCAGGGATACAGCTTCAGCCTTTGGTAA